A window of the Blattabacterium cuenoti genome harbors these coding sequences:
- the rplJ gene encoding 50S ribosomal protein L10 — MKINYKKKILIELTDILSNNDILYLIDISNLNSNQIFFLRKKFYENKIQMKVVKNSLLKKSIKKVKNKNLNDFIPCLKGNTSMIFSKNKKTGKITSKIIKNFHERKGIEIPKLKIAYVQESFYVGNNNLNILINLKTKEDLITDIIYIIRSPLENMILSLLQTVNNMYGIIKGLSK, encoded by the coding sequence ATGAAAATAAATTATAAAAAAAAAATTTTGATAGAATTAACAGATATATTATCTAACAATGATATTCTATATTTAATTGATATATCAAATTTAAATTCAAATCAAATTTTCTTTCTAAGAAAAAAATTTTATGAAAACAAAATTCAAATGAAAGTTGTAAAAAATTCTTTATTAAAAAAATCTATAAAAAAAGTTAAAAATAAAAACTTAAACGATTTTATTCCTTGTTTAAAAGGAAACACAAGTATGATTTTTTCTAAAAATAAAAAAACAGGAAAAATAACTTCTAAAATAATAAAAAATTTTCATGAACGAAAAGGTATAGAAATTCCAAAATTGAAAATTGCTTATGTTCAAGAATCTTTCTATGTTGGAAATAATAATTTAAACATACTTATAAATCTTAAAACTAAAGAAGATTTAATAACAGATATTATATATATTATTAGATCTCCATTGGAAAATATGATTTTATCATTATTACAAACAGTAAACAATATGTATGGAATTATAAAAGGATTATCTAAATAA
- the rpoB gene encoding DNA-directed RNA polymerase subunit beta has translation MNKDKILERTTFESVTRNTKYPDFLDIQIKSFKDFFQLDTKPENIKNEGLFKAFMDNFPISDARNSFVLEFKGYSIDPPRYTIKECIERGLTYSVPLKAKLKLYCTDPDHEDFETVYQDVYLGTYPYMTSSGSFIFNGSERVIVSQLHRSPGVFFGQSHHANGTKLYSARIIPFKGSWIEFATDINNVMYAYIDRKKKLPMTTLLRAIGYERDRDILKIFDLAEEIEVNNNNIENILNRTLAERVLKIWNEDVVDEDTGEVVTIEKNKVLIDRDICIKKEHIDIINNYGINTILLHKKNGKKKDYSIIYNTLQKDPTNSEIESVEYIYKQLRNTDPPDEETARGIIDKLFFSDTRYSLGPVGRYRLNKRLGLNIDPYYLVLTKKDILAIIEHLNDLFNSKKEVDDIDHLSNRRVRTVGEQLYTQFSIGLARMARTIRERMNVRDNEVFMPIDLINSKTLSSVINTFFGTNQLSQFMDQTNPLSEITHKRRLSALGPGGLSRERAGFEVRDVNYSHYGRLCPIETPEGPNIGLISSLSVFAKINKMGFVETPYRLVDNNKIDFNYPVKYLSAEEEEGKIIAQSNAIDKNGNFSSNRIVARKDGDFPVVTPKDVDYVDVAPNQIASISASLIPFLEHDDANRALMGSNMMRQAVPLIKPDSPIVGTGVEKQVAMDSRILINAEKDGIVKYMDSRKIIIEYERTKEEDLVSFDSNIKIYNLIKFRKTNQNTCINLKPIVKKDMKIKKGQLLCEGYATENGELALGKNLKAAFIPCNGYNFEDAVLISEKVVSEDWFTSIHIDEYSLEVRDTKLGMEELTNDIPNVSEDSTKNLDENGIIRIGAEVNPGDILIGKITPKGESDPTPEEKLLRAIFGDKAGNVKDASLRAEPSLSGIVIDTKLFTRSIKNKLSREKDKILIESLDKEYNKKFLDIRIKLIDKLYIILNGKKCYNSIYNENKKEIIFKGDIFNKELLKNVKDYTKIYIENNCNWTNEDNINNLISEILHNYKISLINLNSDLKHKKFSITIGDELPSGIVKMAKVYIAKKRKLKVGDKMAGRHGNKGVVARILRVEDMPFLEDGSPVDIVLNPLGVPSRMNIGQIYETVLGWAGYKLNTKFSTPIFDGATINQISSYTKKAEIPKFGATYLFDGLTGERFDQPATVGIIYMLKLGHMVDDKMHSRSIGPYSLITQQPLGGKSQFGGQRFGEMEVWALEAFGASNILREILTVKSDDVVGRAKTYESIVKGINMPIPNNPESFNVLCYELKGLGLDIKLEE, from the coding sequence GTGAATAAAGATAAAATATTGGAAAGAACAACTTTTGAATCTGTTACTAGAAACACAAAATATCCAGATTTCTTAGACATTCAAATAAAATCATTTAAAGATTTTTTTCAACTAGATACAAAACCAGAAAATATAAAAAATGAAGGGCTATTTAAAGCTTTTATGGATAATTTTCCAATATCTGATGCAAGAAATTCTTTTGTATTAGAATTTAAAGGTTATTCTATTGATCCACCTAGATACACAATAAAAGAATGTATAGAAAGAGGATTAACTTATAGTGTTCCTTTAAAAGCTAAATTAAAATTATATTGTACAGATCCTGATCATGAAGATTTTGAAACAGTGTATCAAGATGTTTATTTAGGTACATATCCTTATATGACTTCTTCTGGATCATTTATTTTTAATGGATCAGAAAGGGTTATAGTATCTCAATTACATCGTTCTCCAGGAGTATTTTTTGGGCAATCTCATCATGCAAATGGAACTAAACTTTATTCAGCAAGAATAATACCATTTAAAGGATCATGGATAGAATTTGCTACAGACATTAATAATGTTATGTATGCATACATAGATAGAAAAAAAAAATTGCCTATGACAACTTTACTTCGGGCTATAGGATATGAAAGAGATAGAGATATATTAAAAATATTTGATTTAGCAGAAGAGATAGAAGTAAACAATAATAATATTGAAAATATTCTTAATAGAACTTTAGCAGAAAGAGTTTTAAAAATATGGAACGAAGATGTTGTTGATGAAGATACAGGAGAAGTAGTTACTATAGAAAAAAATAAAGTATTAATAGATAGAGACATATGTATAAAAAAGGAACATATAGATATTATAAATAATTATGGAATAAATACAATTTTATTACATAAAAAGAATGGAAAGAAAAAAGATTATTCTATTATATACAATACTTTACAAAAAGATCCGACAAATTCTGAAATAGAATCAGTAGAATATATTTATAAACAACTTAGAAATACTGATCCTCCTGATGAAGAAACAGCAAGAGGCATAATAGATAAATTATTTTTTTCTGATACTAGATATAGTTTAGGCCCTGTAGGTAGATATAGATTGAATAAAAGATTAGGATTAAATATAGATCCATATTATTTAGTATTAACAAAAAAAGATATATTAGCTATAATAGAACATTTAAATGATTTATTTAATTCTAAAAAAGAGGTTGATGACATTGATCATCTATCAAATAGAAGAGTAAGAACTGTTGGAGAACAATTATATACTCAATTTAGTATTGGATTAGCTAGAATGGCAAGAACTATAAGAGAAAGAATGAATGTTAGAGATAACGAAGTATTTATGCCAATAGATCTTATTAATTCTAAAACTTTGTCTTCTGTAATAAATACTTTTTTTGGAACTAATCAATTATCTCAGTTTATGGATCAAACAAATCCGTTATCTGAAATAACTCATAAAAGAAGATTATCAGCTTTAGGTCCTGGAGGATTATCTAGAGAAAGGGCCGGATTTGAAGTAAGAGATGTTAATTATTCTCATTATGGACGATTATGTCCTATAGAAACTCCAGAGGGGCCAAATATAGGATTGATTTCTTCTCTTTCTGTATTTGCAAAAATTAATAAAATGGGTTTTGTAGAAACTCCATATAGATTAGTTGATAATAATAAAATAGATTTTAATTATCCAGTAAAATATTTAAGCGCAGAAGAAGAAGAAGGTAAAATTATAGCTCAATCAAATGCTATAGATAAAAATGGAAATTTTTCTTCTAATAGAATTGTTGCTAGAAAAGATGGAGATTTTCCTGTAGTAACTCCTAAGGATGTTGATTATGTAGATGTTGCTCCTAATCAAATAGCATCTATATCAGCATCTTTAATACCTTTTTTAGAACATGATGATGCTAATAGGGCTCTTATGGGATCTAATATGATGCGTCAAGCTGTTCCATTAATTAAACCTGATTCACCAATAGTAGGAACTGGGGTAGAAAAACAAGTAGCAATGGATTCTAGAATACTAATTAATGCAGAAAAAGATGGAATAGTAAAATATATGGATTCAAGAAAAATAATAATTGAATATGAAAGAACTAAAGAAGAAGATTTAGTTAGTTTTGATTCTAATATTAAAATTTATAATCTTATTAAATTTCGTAAAACTAATCAAAATACATGTATAAATCTAAAGCCTATTGTAAAAAAAGATATGAAAATAAAAAAAGGTCAACTTTTATGTGAAGGATATGCAACAGAAAATGGAGAATTAGCTTTAGGAAAAAATTTAAAAGCAGCATTTATTCCTTGTAATGGATATAACTTTGAAGATGCTGTATTAATTTCTGAAAAAGTAGTTAGTGAAGATTGGTTTACATCAATTCATATTGATGAATATTCATTAGAGGTTAGAGATACTAAGTTAGGAATGGAAGAATTAACTAATGACATTCCTAATGTAAGTGAAGATTCTACAAAAAATCTAGACGAAAATGGAATTATTAGAATTGGAGCAGAAGTAAATCCTGGAGATATTTTAATTGGAAAAATTACTCCAAAAGGAGAATCAGATCCAACTCCAGAAGAAAAATTATTAAGAGCTATTTTCGGGGATAAAGCTGGAAATGTTAAAGACGCATCTTTAAGAGCAGAACCTTCTTTGTCTGGAATAGTAATAGATACTAAACTTTTTACAAGAAGTATAAAAAATAAATTATCAAGAGAAAAAGATAAAATATTAATAGAATCTTTAGATAAAGAATATAATAAAAAATTTTTAGATATTAGGATTAAATTAATAGATAAATTATATATTATATTAAATGGAAAAAAATGTTATAACAGTATTTATAATGAAAATAAAAAAGAAATTATTTTCAAAGGAGATATTTTTAATAAAGAATTATTAAAAAATGTTAAAGATTATACAAAAATTTATATTGAAAATAATTGTAATTGGACAAATGAAGATAATATTAATAATTTAATATCTGAAATATTACACAATTATAAAATATCATTAATAAATTTAAATAGTGATTTAAAACATAAAAAATTTTCTATAACAATTGGAGATGAACTTCCTTCTGGAATTGTTAAAATGGCAAAAGTATATATTGCTAAAAAAAGAAAATTAAAAGTTGGTGATAAAATGGCTGGAAGACATGGAAATAAAGGAGTAGTAGCTCGTATTCTTAGAGTTGAAGATATGCCATTTTTAGAAGATGGTAGTCCAGTAGATATTGTTTTAAATCCATTAGGTGTTCCTTCTAGAATGAATATAGGACAAATATATGAAACAGTTTTGGGGTGGGCTGGGTATAAATTAAATACAAAATTTTCTACTCCTATATTTGATGGAGCAACTATAAATCAAATATCTAGTTATACTAAAAAAGCTGAAATTCCTAAATTTGGAGCTACATATTTATTTGATGGATTAACAGGAGAAAGGTTTGACCAACCAGCAACTGTAGGAATTATATACATGCTTAAACTTGGACATATGGTAGACGATAAAATGCATTCTAGGTCTATAGGTCCTTATTCTTTAATAACTCAACAACCTTTAGGTGGTAAATCTCAATTTGGAGGACAAAGATTTGGAGAAATGGAAGTTTGGGCTTTAGAGGCTTTTGGTGCATCTAATATATTACGTGAGATATTAACTGTTAAATCAGATGATGTTGTAGGAAGAGCTAAAACTTATGAATCAATAGTAAAAGGAATAAATATGCCTATTCCTAATAATCCAGAATCTTTTAATGTATTATGTTATGAATTGAAAGGATTGGGGTTAGACATTAAGTTAGAAGAATAA
- the rplL gene encoding 50S ribosomal protein L7/L12 codes for MIEKLAEQLINLTVKQVNELTNLLKNKYGIKPQSFINESTQLKNEKKENHVEKESKNIFNIMLKSSGNSKLAVVKLVKEITGKGLKESKDLVDNLPNLIKESVNKEEAENIKNKFEKIGAEIELK; via the coding sequence ATGATAGAAAAGTTAGCAGAACAATTAATTAATTTAACTGTAAAACAAGTAAACGAATTAACAAATTTATTGAAAAATAAATATGGAATAAAACCACAAAGTTTTATAAATGAATCTACACAATTAAAAAATGAAAAAAAAGAAAATCATGTTGAAAAAGAATCAAAAAATATATTCAATATAATGTTAAAATCTTCAGGAAATTCTAAACTAGCTGTCGTTAAATTAGTTAAAGAAATTACTGGAAAAGGATTAAAAGAATCCAAAGATTTAGTTGACAATTTGCCTAATTTAATTAAGGAATCTGTAAATAAAGAAGAAGCAGAAAATATAAAAAATAAATTTGAAAAAATAGGAGCTGAAATTGAATTAAAATAA
- the nusG gene encoding transcription termination/antitermination protein NusG, with product MNNSEKKWYVVKTISGQENKVKLYIENEIKNNGFNEDIGKILVPIEKIIQIRRGKRIYREKVYYPGYVIIEANLEGEAIHAIRSVPGVITFLGEGKGSRSNPVPMRNEEVIRMLGKIKNDSESCEDILVSVPFTVGETIKVIDGPFSGFNGTIEKINEEKKKLELAVLIFGRKTPLELNFTQIEKI from the coding sequence ATGAATAATTCAGAAAAAAAATGGTATGTTGTAAAAACCATTAGTGGACAAGAAAACAAAGTTAAATTATATATTGAAAATGAAATTAAAAATAATGGGTTTAATGAAGATATTGGAAAAATTTTAGTTCCTATTGAAAAAATAATTCAAATAAGAAGAGGTAAAAGAATTTATAGAGAAAAAGTATATTATCCAGGTTATGTTATTATAGAAGCTAATCTAGAGGGAGAAGCTATTCATGCAATTAGAAGTGTTCCTGGAGTAATTACCTTCTTAGGAGAAGGTAAAGGGAGTAGATCAAATCCTGTTCCAATGAGAAATGAGGAGGTTATAAGAATGTTAGGAAAAATAAAAAATGATTCTGAATCATGTGAAGATATATTAGTAAGTGTTCCATTTACTGTAGGAGAAACTATTAAAGTAATAGATGGTCCTTTTAGCGGATTTAATGGAACAATAGAAAAAATTAATGAAGAAAAAAAGAAATTAGAATTAGCAGTATTAATATTTGGAAGAAAAACTCCTCTGGAATTAAATTTTACACAAATAGAAAAAATATAA
- a CDS encoding 50S ribosomal protein L1, which produces MPKNKKKTKNIKKILDKNLEKKYSLEESLPIIKDISFAKFDESVDISIRFNIKKQNHSIKGTVKLPHKTGKKNCFLALVTKEKEKISKELGANYVGMSFVEKIKSGWWDNKINVVISMPSVINELNSIGKILGTKGLMPNPKLETMSNNPEESIKEIQLGKIIFKLDKYGIVHSSIGRKSFSNKILYENIIFFIKKVTNNIPHYLKNIDYIKSIYLSTSMSPSILLDFQNIKNIIL; this is translated from the coding sequence ATGCCAAAAAATAAGAAAAAAACAAAAAATATAAAAAAAATTTTAGATAAAAACCTAGAAAAAAAATATTCTTTAGAAGAATCTTTACCTATTATAAAGGATATTAGTTTTGCAAAATTTGATGAATCTGTAGATATATCAATTCGTTTTAATATAAAAAAACAAAATCATTCAATTAAAGGAACTGTAAAATTACCTCATAAAACAGGAAAAAAAAATTGTTTTTTAGCTTTGGTTACTAAAGAAAAAGAAAAAATATCTAAAGAGTTAGGAGCTAATTACGTTGGAATGAGTTTTGTAGAAAAAATAAAATCTGGATGGTGGGATAATAAAATAAATGTAGTAATATCTATGCCTTCTGTTATAAATGAATTAAATTCTATAGGAAAAATATTAGGAACAAAAGGATTAATGCCTAATCCTAAATTAGAAACTATGTCTAATAATCCAGAAGAATCTATCAAAGAAATACAATTAGGAAAAATAATTTTTAAGTTAGATAAATATGGAATTGTACATTCTTCAATTGGAAGAAAATCATTTTCAAATAAAATTTTATATGAAAATATAATATTTTTTATAAAAAAAGTTACAAATAATATTCCTCATTATTTAAAAAATATAGATTATATAAAAAGTATTTATTTATCTACAAGTATGAGTCCTAGTATTTTACTAGATTTTCAAAATATTAAAAATATTATATTATGA
- the secE gene encoding preprotein translocase subunit SecE has product MKKNNFFYEIYNELFHKITWPKWSNLQELTILIFFCSIFLSIFLYGVDIFFIFLIKKFFFCKT; this is encoded by the coding sequence ATGAAAAAAAATAACTTTTTTTATGAAATTTACAATGAATTATTTCATAAAATTACTTGGCCTAAATGGAGTAATTTACAAGAATTAACAATATTGATATTTTTTTGTTCTATATTTTTATCTATATTCTTATATGGAGTAGATATTTTTTTTATTTTTTTAATAAAAAAATTTTTTTTCTGTAAAACTTAA
- the rpoC gene encoding DNA-directed RNA polymerase subunit beta': MNIKRNNKFNKITIRLSSPEVILKESYGEVLKPETINYRTHKPERDGLFCERIFGPIKDYECACGKYKRIRYKGIVCDRCGVEVTEKKVRRERMGHINLIVPVIHIWCFRSSPNKIGALLGLSSKKLEMIIYYERYVVIQSGIAEKLDGYNFQLGDFLTEEEYLNVLESIPKSNQNLDESDPEKFIAKMGAECIEGLLSRIDLNDLSNKLRNQVLNETSKQRKIDALKRLQIVESFKEGKKKGGNPTWMIIRVLSVIPPELRPLVPLDGGRYAASDMTDLYRRVLIRNNRLKRLIEIKAPEVILRNEKRMLQESVDSLFDNSRKVSAVKSEANRPLKSLSDALKGKQGRFRQNLLGKRVDYSARSVIVVGPNLKLHECGLPKDMAAELYKPFIIRKLIERGIVKTVKSAKKIIDKRDSVIWDILENVLKGHPVLLNRAPTLHRLGIQAFQPKLIEGKAIQLHPLVCAAFNADFDGDQMAVHLPLSNIAILEAQLLMLASQNILNPANGEPITVPSQDMVLGLYYMTKPLSSDYSKCLIFYSPEEVEIAYNQKIVNLHSLIKVKVNIREEDKIYNKLIETTVGRVLFNQVVPKKVGFINESLTKKSLREIIGRILNITNIPTTVKFLDDIKELGFYNAFKGGLSFGLGDIIIPDIKKIMVNHAIKKVDNVEHNYNMGLITNNERYNQIIDIWTNTNVILTEKVMQYMREDKKGFNPVYMMLDSGARGSKEQIRQLSGMRGLMAKPQKTGSIGGEIIENPITSNFREGLSILEYFISTHGARKGLADTALKTADAGYLTRRLVDAAQDVIIKIEDCSTLRGLEIFALKKNEEIVENLSNRILGRISLNDVFSIKNNNKIIVSSGEMIDEKIANLIEKSGITSVEVRSPLTCEAKMGICSKCYGRNLSTGKMVQKGEAVGVIAAQSIGEPGTQLTLRTFHVGGTAGTITESSNIISKYNGIIEFEDLKFIKKKLDSKEIKIVISRTTEMKIFDDKKSSLLMTNNIPYGAYLYFENGEYVKKGDVICKWDLYNAVIIAEFSGIISYQNLEQGVTFQVETDEQTGFQEKVVTEVRNKNLVPILKIINENNEELKIYNLPVGAHIMVSDGEKIEIGKILVKIPRRSAKSADITGGLPRLSELFEARNPSNPAVVSEIDGIVSHGKIKRGNREIIVESKNGEIRKYMVKLSNQILVQENDYVKAGMPLSDGAVTPNDILNIRGPRAVQEYLIQEIQEVYRLQGVKINDKHFEIIVLQMMRKVEVIDVGDSKFLEGSIEYKDDFIEENDRISNMKIIEDLGDSFSFKKGDMIYSRNIRNENIILKYKNKKLIKARNSVPATARPILQGITRSALQTKSFISAASFQETTKVLSEAAISSKTDYLHGLKENVIVGHKIPAGTGLKEYENIDLS; the protein is encoded by the coding sequence ATGAATATAAAAAGAAACAATAAATTTAATAAAATAACTATTAGATTATCTTCTCCAGAAGTTATATTAAAGGAATCTTATGGAGAAGTTTTAAAACCAGAAACAATAAATTATAGAACTCATAAGCCAGAAAGAGATGGCCTTTTTTGTGAACGTATTTTTGGTCCTATTAAAGATTATGAATGTGCTTGTGGTAAATATAAAAGAATCCGTTATAAAGGAATTGTTTGTGATAGATGTGGTGTAGAAGTAACTGAAAAAAAAGTTAGAAGAGAACGAATGGGACATATAAATCTTATTGTTCCTGTAATTCATATATGGTGTTTTCGTTCTTCTCCAAATAAAATAGGAGCACTATTGGGGTTATCTTCAAAAAAACTTGAAATGATAATTTATTATGAAAGATATGTTGTAATACAGAGTGGAATAGCAGAAAAATTAGATGGATATAATTTTCAATTAGGAGATTTTTTGACTGAAGAAGAATATTTAAATGTATTAGAAAGTATTCCAAAATCTAATCAAAATTTAGATGAATCTGATCCGGAAAAATTTATTGCTAAAATGGGTGCTGAATGTATAGAAGGATTATTGAGTCGTATTGATTTAAATGATTTATCAAATAAATTAAGAAATCAAGTATTAAATGAAACATCTAAACAAAGAAAAATTGATGCTTTAAAAAGATTACAAATAGTTGAATCTTTCAAAGAAGGTAAAAAAAAAGGAGGTAACCCTACTTGGATGATAATTCGTGTATTATCAGTTATACCTCCTGAATTGAGACCATTAGTTCCATTAGATGGAGGACGTTATGCTGCATCTGATATGACTGATTTATATCGTCGTGTTCTTATTAGAAACAATAGATTAAAAAGACTTATAGAAATTAAAGCTCCAGAAGTGATTCTTAGAAATGAAAAAAGAATGTTACAAGAATCTGTAGATTCTTTATTTGATAATTCTAGAAAAGTATCTGCAGTTAAATCAGAAGCAAATCGTCCTTTAAAATCTTTATCAGATGCTTTAAAAGGAAAACAAGGTCGTTTTAGACAAAATTTACTAGGAAAAAGAGTAGATTATTCTGCAAGATCAGTTATTGTAGTTGGTCCTAATTTAAAGTTACATGAATGTGGATTACCTAAGGATATGGCTGCAGAATTATATAAACCATTTATTATAAGAAAATTAATAGAAAGAGGAATAGTTAAAACAGTTAAGTCTGCTAAAAAAATAATTGATAAAAGAGATTCTGTAATATGGGATATATTGGAAAATGTTTTAAAAGGACATCCTGTTCTTTTAAACAGAGCCCCAACATTACATAGATTAGGAATTCAAGCCTTTCAACCTAAATTAATAGAAGGAAAAGCTATTCAATTACATCCTTTAGTATGTGCTGCTTTTAATGCAGATTTTGATGGAGATCAAATGGCTGTACATCTTCCTTTATCTAATATAGCAATATTAGAAGCTCAATTATTAATGTTAGCTTCTCAAAATATATTGAATCCTGCAAATGGAGAGCCTATTACGGTCCCTTCTCAGGATATGGTATTAGGATTATATTATATGACTAAACCATTATCATCAGACTATAGTAAATGTTTAATATTTTACTCTCCAGAAGAAGTAGAAATAGCTTATAATCAAAAAATTGTAAATCTTCATTCTTTAATAAAAGTAAAAGTAAATATTAGAGAAGAAGATAAAATTTATAATAAATTGATAGAAACAACAGTAGGAAGAGTTTTATTTAATCAGGTAGTTCCTAAAAAAGTAGGATTTATTAACGAATCTCTTACTAAAAAATCGTTAAGAGAAATAATAGGAAGAATATTAAATATTACAAATATTCCAACTACTGTTAAATTTTTAGATGATATTAAAGAATTAGGATTTTATAATGCATTTAAAGGAGGATTATCATTTGGATTAGGAGATATTATTATTCCTGATATAAAAAAAATTATGGTAAATCATGCAATTAAAAAAGTTGATAATGTAGAACATAATTATAATATGGGATTAATTACAAATAATGAACGTTATAATCAAATAATAGATATATGGACTAATACAAATGTAATTCTAACAGAAAAAGTAATGCAATATATGCGTGAAGATAAAAAAGGATTTAATCCAGTATATATGATGTTAGATTCTGGAGCTAGAGGATCTAAAGAACAAATAAGACAACTTTCTGGAATGAGAGGATTAATGGCTAAACCTCAAAAAACGGGATCTATTGGAGGAGAAATAATTGAAAATCCTATTACATCAAATTTTAGAGAAGGTCTTTCAATTTTGGAATATTTTATTTCTACACATGGAGCAAGAAAAGGGTTGGCAGATACAGCTTTAAAAACAGCAGATGCTGGTTATCTTACTAGAAGATTAGTAGATGCAGCACAGGATGTTATAATTAAAATAGAAGATTGTAGTACATTGAGAGGGCTAGAAATTTTTGCTTTAAAAAAAAATGAAGAAATAGTTGAAAATTTATCAAATAGAATTTTAGGTCGTATTTCTTTAAATGATGTATTTTCCATAAAAAATAATAATAAAATTATAGTTTCTTCTGGAGAAATGATTGATGAAAAAATTGCAAATTTAATTGAAAAATCTGGAATTACTTCTGTAGAAGTTCGTTCTCCATTAACTTGTGAAGCAAAAATGGGAATTTGTTCTAAATGTTATGGAAGAAATTTATCTACTGGAAAAATGGTACAAAAAGGAGAAGCTGTTGGTGTTATAGCTGCACAATCTATTGGAGAACCTGGAACACAATTAACTTTACGAACATTTCATGTTGGAGGAACAGCTGGAACTATAACTGAATCTTCTAATATAATAAGTAAATATAACGGAATAATAGAATTTGAAGATTTAAAATTTATCAAAAAAAAATTAGATTCAAAAGAAATAAAAATAGTAATATCTAGAACAACAGAAATGAAAATATTTGATGATAAAAAATCTTCGTTATTAATGACAAATAATATACCTTATGGAGCATATTTATATTTTGAAAATGGAGAATATGTAAAAAAAGGAGATGTTATATGTAAATGGGATTTGTATAATGCAGTTATTATTGCAGAATTTTCTGGAATAATATCTTATCAAAATTTAGAACAAGGAGTAACTTTTCAAGTTGAAACAGATGAACAAACAGGATTTCAAGAAAAAGTTGTAACAGAAGTAAGAAATAAAAATTTAGTTCCTATATTAAAAATTATAAATGAAAATAATGAGGAATTAAAAATATATAATTTACCTGTAGGAGCTCATATTATGGTAAGTGATGGTGAAAAAATAGAAATAGGAAAAATTTTAGTTAAAATTCCAAGAAGATCTGCTAAATCTGCTGATATTACTGGAGGATTACCTCGTTTATCTGAATTATTTGAAGCAAGAAATCCATCAAATCCTGCAGTTGTTTCAGAAATAGATGGAATTGTTAGTCATGGAAAAATAAAAAGAGGAAATAGAGAAATTATTGTAGAATCTAAAAATGGAGAAATTAGAAAATATATGGTTAAATTATCTAATCAAATACTTGTTCAAGAAAATGATTATGTAAAAGCAGGAATGCCATTATCAGATGGAGCTGTTACTCCTAATGATATATTAAATATTAGAGGACCTAGAGCTGTTCAAGAGTATTTAATACAAGAAATACAAGAGGTTTATCGTTTACAGGGGGTAAAAATTAATGATAAACATTTTGAAATTATAGTATTACAAATGATGAGAAAAGTGGAAGTTATAGATGTAGGAGATTCTAAATTTTTAGAAGGAAGTATCGAATATAAAGATGATTTTATAGAAGAAAATGATAGAATTTCTAATATGAAAATAATTGAAGATTTAGGAGATTCTTTTTCATTTAAAAAAGGAGATATGATTTATAGTAGAAATATTAGAAATGAAAATATTATTTTAAAATATAAAAATAAAAAATTAATAAAAGCAAGAAATTCAGTTCCAGCTACTGCAAGACCAATATTACAAGGAATAACTAGATCTGCATTACAAACAAAATCTTTTATTTCTGCTGCATCATTTCAAGAAACAACAAAAGTTTTAAGTGAAGCAGCAATAAGTAGTAAAACTGATTATTTACATGGATTAAAAGAAAATGTTATAGTAGGACATAAAATACCTGCTGGTACTGGATTAAAAGAATATGAAAATATTGATTTATCTTGA
- the rplK gene encoding 50S ribosomal protein L11, protein MVKKIIKKIKIEKINGGKATPAPPIGPILGSSGVNIMEFCKKYNYETKNNLGKLCPVLINVYEDKSFTFVIKKPPISFLLLEKIGKEKGSNESNRIKIGKISLNDIELIAKYKMNDLNCFSIDSAISMVSGTARSMGIEVYK, encoded by the coding sequence ATGGTAAAAAAAATAATAAAAAAAATTAAAATAGAAAAAATAAATGGGGGTAAAGCTACTCCTGCACCTCCTATTGGCCCAATATTAGGTAGTTCCGGTGTTAATATAATGGAATTTTGCAAAAAATATAATTATGAAACTAAAAATAATTTAGGTAAACTTTGTCCTGTTTTAATTAATGTTTATGAAGATAAATCTTTTACATTTGTAATAAAAAAACCTCCAATATCCTTTTTATTATTAGAAAAAATAGGAAAAGAAAAAGGATCTAATGAATCTAATCGTATAAAAATTGGAAAAATTAGTTTAAATGATATTGAATTAATTGCTAAATATAAAATGAATGACTTGAATTGTTTTTCAATTGATTCTGCTATTTCAATGGTTTCTGGAACAGCTAGGTCTATGGGAATAGAAGTTTATAAATAA